In the Bacteroidia bacterium genome, one interval contains:
- a CDS encoding T9SS type A sorting domain-containing protein, protein MRTLLPFCITTLVALIFAFPAFAQDVDYSWAHGFGDERSESEKAHSVVTDHNGNVYITGEFDRRVSFSTGEINPVISAGEYDVFLVKYDSTGKCLWTQSMGGRLNDRGMALAVDSANNIYVTGFFQDTADFATPYDTAKLASFDSSDVFIAKYNSSGQHQWARSIRGPGEGMGKSIVVGNSGDLYISGSFTDSLMFNPAGSTAEIKSAGGIDFFIAKYDTSGNYIWSKGIGGANDDFAQSMVVDPRGYLYLTGYFEGITDFDPGSTTANLSASGSTDIFLAKYDTAGNYVWAKRLGGTSQAKGESLAFDGQYLYVTGEFQDSVDFDPSPNTFNIYVYSDKFWNSFMFLAKYDTSGAFVLAKAVGEGNDAYCSGQDVVTDSVGNFYIIGRFGNTVDFDPSVGTAIHTAAGYETVFVAKYDSSGIYQWVSIVYQGGTTYEQSIAFDGTDRIFITGTQSGSAYFPNAGIIRGKISSVFVGKCSSASGDFNSAWGVEEHTGDASVGRAIISDTQGNVYVAGEFSGTVDFDPSVERYNLFSKGAADAFLAKYDSRGQLKWAASMGGIRADYAVNVQLDDSGNVYIAGCFEDTVDFDPSPALDTMTADGGDKVFITKFDSSGNYKWSIKLGGSAGLGYTRRILGFVIDENNDLYISDEFINTKDFDPSFATANLTAWGGRALFFAKYNNQGQYQWARQIGNNRIYLQTLMADSSGIYLTGDYSGSIDFDPSANTARDTANSLDIFIAKYDKSGNYKWVKTIGGVNMDDLFATALGVNSDIYMYGVFIDSTDLDPSPAIAPLYAPGGSAFLAKYDSTGTYQWGKSMGLGYVNNGLKTDAMDNIFITSGIEGTVDFDPSGDSAIFSSKGGYADIYLAKYNSSGNYLWVKIMSGPNASRGTTLSLNSQNDVSITGILNGLGADTVDFDPSPSTAYVFDGSMFVAHYTNCGTYADIMVMGCDSFISPSNKYIWTATGLYSDTLQNAVGCDSVITVHLTIIPHDTNAISPTTCDSFVSPSGKYVWKTNGIYSDTLLSSWGCDSIITVNLTINRTTDSNIFISTCDSVVSPSGRYVWNQSGTYSDTLQNSMGCDSVLVVMLAVKSISYSNISPMACDSFISPSGRFTWKSSGNYTDTIPNAQGCDSIIAIGLAINTSSMDTFNTSACDSFFWPVTGITYSASDTLSAVLKNATGCDSIIKLFLTVKKSTFSSINTVVCDSFASPSGRYIWTSNGTYMDTIPNATGCDSVITVNLTLDNDCVWPGDANSDGVANNFDILTIGTQYSKTGPARTNASISWAAQHAPDWSDTLANGTNIKHADCDGDATISASDTIAVSVNYNKSHNKRGLSKLGGPDDPLLTVKFQQDSLTAGALMTAEIHLGSDILEAEDIYGIAYTVSVTEEFIVPNSFLLFYQNSWLGNVGSELISLTKYFDANSEVETGISRINHSNVSGSGKIGVIQFRLKDPLPQTALSHLKVELKDVLLINATETPLPYNLEGDSIRFVTGIAKTYIYNRVVIYPNPTKDEVSVNFTGLHVNEIQILDLRGRTMLVKKLRSADFTVEGKEVLNTSNLAAGVYLVKIIAEEGVIQRRVVKLNTAHR, encoded by the coding sequence TTGAGAACCCTATTACCTTTCTGCATTACCACACTGGTTGCATTGATTTTCGCTTTTCCAGCCTTTGCCCAAGATGTTGATTATAGTTGGGCTCACGGTTTTGGAGACGAAAGAAGTGAAAGTGAAAAAGCCCATAGTGTTGTTACTGACCACAATGGGAATGTTTATATAACCGGAGAATTTGATCGGAGAGTTAGCTTTTCAACTGGAGAAATAAATCCCGTCATTTCAGCAGGTGAGTATGATGTTTTTCTGGTAAAATATGATTCAACTGGCAAATGTCTATGGACTCAGAGCATGGGAGGCAGACTGAATGACCGCGGAATGGCTTTGGCCGTGGATAGCGCTAATAATATATATGTAACCGGATTTTTTCAGGATACTGCTGATTTTGCTACTCCCTATGACACAGCGAAGCTGGCTTCGTTTGATAGTTCCGATGTATTCATAGCTAAATATAATTCTTCTGGACAACATCAATGGGCCAGGAGTATTAGAGGGCCAGGAGAAGGAATGGGGAAATCTATTGTGGTAGGAAACAGCGGAGACCTTTATATTTCAGGATCGTTCACAGACTCTTTGATGTTTAATCCTGCCGGTAGCACTGCTGAAATTAAATCAGCAGGAGGAATAGATTTTTTCATAGCTAAATATGACACTTCGGGTAATTATATATGGAGCAAAGGTATTGGTGGGGCAAATGACGATTTCGCCCAATCCATGGTGGTAGACCCAAGAGGATACCTATATCTAACTGGGTATTTTGAAGGTATTACTGATTTTGATCCGGGATCAACGACAGCTAATCTATCAGCTTCCGGCAGCACTGATATTTTTTTGGCAAAGTATGACACGGCCGGAAACTATGTGTGGGCCAAACGACTTGGGGGAACTTCTCAGGCGAAGGGTGAGTCCTTGGCATTTGATGGTCAGTACTTATATGTCACAGGTGAATTTCAAGATTCTGTTGATTTTGATCCATCACCTAATACTTTTAATATATATGTCTATTCTGATAAATTTTGGAACTCCTTTATGTTCCTGGCGAAATATGATACATCTGGAGCCTTTGTCCTCGCTAAGGCTGTAGGTGAAGGCAACGATGCATATTGCTCAGGACAAGATGTTGTTACGGATAGTGTGGGTAATTTTTACATCATCGGGCGATTTGGTAATACGGTTGATTTTGACCCCTCTGTTGGAACAGCAATACACACAGCAGCCGGCTACGAAACTGTTTTTGTTGCTAAATATGATTCTTCAGGAATATATCAATGGGTAAGTATTGTTTATCAAGGCGGTACGACATACGAGCAATCCATAGCCTTTGATGGTACCGATAGGATTTTCATTACTGGCACCCAATCTGGCTCGGCATATTTTCCAAATGCTGGTATTATAAGAGGTAAAATTTCTTCAGTTTTTGTAGGGAAATGTTCTTCAGCATCAGGAGACTTTAACTCCGCATGGGGCGTAGAAGAGCACACTGGAGATGCAAGTGTAGGGCGGGCGATAATAAGTGACACACAAGGAAATGTTTATGTTGCCGGAGAATTTTCAGGAACAGTTGACTTTGACCCATCTGTTGAGAGATATAACCTTTTTTCAAAAGGCGCAGCTGACGCCTTTCTGGCAAAATATGATTCAAGAGGACAACTTAAATGGGCAGCAAGCATGGGCGGCATTAGGGCAGACTATGCCGTCAATGTGCAGCTTGATGATAGCGGTAATGTGTATATAGCAGGATGTTTTGAAGATACCGTAGATTTTGATCCCTCACCGGCCTTAGATACCATGACCGCGGATGGCGGTGATAAGGTTTTTATAACAAAATTTGATTCTTCCGGTAATTATAAATGGTCAATAAAATTAGGAGGGAGTGCTGGATTAGGATACACGAGACGAATACTAGGTTTTGTTATTGATGAAAATAATGACCTTTACATTTCAGATGAATTTATCAATACTAAGGATTTTGACCCTTCTTTTGCCACCGCAAATTTAACAGCATGGGGGGGGAGGGCACTTTTTTTTGCTAAGTATAACAATCAAGGGCAATATCAATGGGCGCGGCAGATAGGAAATAATAGAATATACTTACAAACACTTATGGCCGATAGCTCTGGTATCTATTTAACTGGAGATTATTCTGGATCTATCGATTTTGATCCGTCCGCAAATACGGCCCGTGACACAGCAAATTCTCTGGACATCTTTATTGCGAAATATGACAAATCAGGAAATTATAAATGGGTAAAAACTATTGGAGGGGTAAATATGGATGACTTATTTGCTACAGCACTGGGAGTAAACAGTGATATTTATATGTATGGCGTTTTTATAGACTCCACTGATTTGGATCCCTCACCAGCCATTGCCCCTTTATATGCTCCTGGCGGTTCCGCTTTTTTAGCCAAATATGATAGCACGGGCACCTACCAATGGGGTAAAAGCATGGGTTTAGGCTATGTTAATAATGGTTTAAAAACGGATGCGATGGATAATATTTTTATAACGAGTGGAATTGAAGGGACGGTGGATTTTGACCCTTCAGGAGATAGTGCAATTTTTAGTTCAAAGGGGGGATATGCAGACATATATTTAGCCAAGTATAATTCCTCTGGTAATTATCTGTGGGTAAAAATCATGAGCGGCCCGAACGCCAGCCGTGGAACTACCCTTTCTCTTAATAGCCAGAACGATGTCTCTATTACTGGTATTCTTAACGGCCTTGGTGCTGACACAGTTGATTTTGATCCCTCACCGAGCACTGCCTACGTCTTTGATGGATCAATGTTCGTTGCTCATTATACGAATTGCGGGACGTATGCTGATATTATGGTTATGGGTTGCGATAGTTTTATTAGTCCAAGTAATAAATATATTTGGACAGCTACTGGATTATATTCTGACACACTCCAAAATGCTGTGGGCTGCGACAGTGTAATAACAGTCCATCTTACAATTATTCCTCATGACACAAATGCAATAAGCCCTACAACTTGCGATAGCTTTGTTAGTCCCTCCGGAAAATACGTATGGAAAACGAATGGTATTTATTCGGACACGCTGCTCAGTTCATGGGGTTGTGACAGTATAATAACAGTTAATCTAACCATTAATCGAACTACAGATAGCAACATTTTTATTTCAACTTGTGATAGTGTTGTTTCCCCAAGCGGACGATATGTATGGAATCAAAGTGGCACATATTCAGATACGCTGCAAAACTCAATGGGTTGCGATAGTGTGTTAGTTGTAATGCTCGCTGTTAAGAGCATTTCCTATAGCAACATAAGCCCTATGGCATGTGACAGTTTCATTAGCCCTAGCGGTAGATTTACTTGGAAAAGCAGCGGAAATTATACTGACACTATTCCAAATGCTCAAGGATGCGATAGTATAATAGCAATAGGGTTAGCCATTAATACCAGCAGCATGGATACTTTCAACACCTCCGCCTGCGATAGCTTTTTCTGGCCGGTTACCGGCATCACCTATTCCGCAAGTGATACTTTATCCGCTGTATTAAAAAACGCTACAGGTTGCGATTCTATAATCAAATTATTCCTAACAGTAAAAAAATCTACTTTCAGCAGTATTAACACGGTTGTTTGTGACAGCTTTGCTTCGCCAAGTGGACGATATATTTGGACTAGCAATGGAACTTACATGGATACAATCCCTAATGCTACAGGTTGTGATAGTGTGATAACTGTAAATCTGACATTGGACAATGATTGCGTGTGGCCAGGAGATGCTAATAGTGATGGAGTGGCAAATAATTTTGACATCCTTACTATAGGTACCCAATACAGCAAAACCGGCCCTGCCCGGACTAATGCATCCATTTCCTGGGCTGCACAACATGCCCCTGACTGGAGTGATACTTTGGCTAATGGAACTAACATTAAACATGCAGACTGCGATGGTGATGCAACTATATCTGCCTCTGACACCATTGCTGTTTCAGTTAACTATAACAAATCGCATAACAAAAGGGGATTGAGCAAACTCGGAGGCCCTGATGATCCTCTGCTGACGGTAAAGTTTCAACAAGATTCATTGACAGCCGGAGCGCTAATGACTGCCGAGATTCACTTAGGGTCAGACATTCTTGAAGCAGAAGATATTTATGGAATTGCATATACGGTATCGGTAACTGAAGAATTCATTGTGCCGAATAGTTTCCTGTTGTTTTATCAGAATAGTTGGCTTGGAAACGTTGGAAGTGAATTGATTTCTCTAACCAAATACTTTGACGCAAATAGTGAAGTGGAAACGGGTATTAGCAGAATCAATCACAGCAATGTATCCGGTTCTGGAAAAATAGGTGTGATCCAGTTCCGTCTAAAAGATCCGCTACCACAAACAGCACTTTCGCACCTGAAGGTCGAACTAAAAGATGTACTGCTAATAAATGCTACAGAAACTCCTTTACCGTATAATTTAGAAGGTGATTCTATCCGGTTTGTTACTGGCATAGCCAAAACATATATTTATAACCGTGTGGTTATTTATCCTAATCCTACCAAAGATGAGGTTAGCGTAAACTTCACCGGACTTCATGTAAATGAGATTCAAATCCTCGACTTGCGGGGAAGGACAATGCTTGTTAAAAAGTTAAGGAGTGCAGACTTCACGGTGGAGGGTAAGGAAGTCCTCAATACTTCGAATCTTGCGGCAGGAGTTTATCTCGTAAAAATTATAGCTGAAGAGGGAGTTATTCAGAGGCGAGTGGTGAAACTAAATACGGCTCACCGCTAA
- a CDS encoding M15 family metallopeptidase, producing the protein MAITKKDIRFVQQQLNAKGYNAGPVDGMLGSKTMSALSNIPDLPRDWANARKVVGFIQLLAREHNIEAGPVDGFLGPQTRFALDALIRVLVEHKEPEIWRPEELVEVNPNQWPKQTPESEIIAFYGQVGQRQTTINVPYPHKLAWDKSKVINRFSCHEKVHDSMLRVLTKVFNHYGLDEIQRLRLDLWGGCLNVRKMRGGSRYSTHSWGMAVDYDPERNQLKWGRDRASFAKPEYAMWWKFWEEEGWVSLGQQRNFDWMHIQAAKL; encoded by the coding sequence ATGGCCATTACAAAAAAAGATATCAGGTTCGTACAGCAGCAACTAAACGCGAAAGGGTACAATGCAGGGCCTGTTGACGGTATGCTCGGCTCAAAAACCATGAGTGCGCTCAGCAACATTCCTGATCTTCCCAGAGATTGGGCAAATGCGCGGAAAGTAGTGGGATTCATCCAATTGTTGGCGCGCGAGCACAATATTGAAGCAGGGCCTGTTGACGGATTCCTCGGGCCGCAAACTCGATTTGCCCTCGATGCATTGATCAGGGTTTTGGTGGAGCATAAGGAACCCGAGATTTGGCGTCCGGAGGAGTTGGTTGAAGTTAATCCCAATCAATGGCCGAAGCAGACGCCTGAATCGGAAATAATTGCTTTCTATGGCCAGGTGGGTCAAAGGCAAACCACGATCAATGTCCCTTACCCGCACAAACTGGCGTGGGACAAGAGCAAGGTGATCAATCGCTTTTCCTGCCATGAAAAAGTGCATGATAGCATGCTCAGGGTTCTCACTAAGGTGTTCAACCATTACGGCCTGGACGAAATCCAGCGGCTCCGGTTAGATTTATGGGGAGGATGCCTCAACGTGAGAAAGATGCGCGGAGGTTCGCGGTACTCTACACATAGTTGGGGCATGGCAGTAGACTACGACCCGGAAAGAAACCAACTGAAATGGGGACGCGACCGGGCCTCATTCGCAAAACCTGAATACGCCATGTGGTGGAAATTCTGGGAAGAAGAAGGTTGGGTGAGCCTGGGCCAGCAACGCAATTTCGATTGGATGCATATTCAGGCTGCTAAACTTTGA
- a CDS encoding T9SS type A sorting domain-containing protein encodes MKELLTALAMVMSLTVLAQPGTLDSSFGTDGIVTTSIGAENDQAYAVAVQDDGKIILGGSSYVGSVSDFTMVRYNADGSLDQNFGNGGKVITTFSPNAFSVIRALTILPDGKILAAGQTPDQGNYHITVVRYKEDGSLDAGFATGGKQVHNIASVSDSYVNGMAVQDDGKIVVGGYVSGFDFMLARFNENGSVDAGFGSNGSFITEVGDGIALGSDVALQSDGKILLAGRAINVAVNNFALIRCNTDGTLDAGFGDAGQVMMPISTGFEEAKKVIVQPDGKILLVGHAEAGSGFEFAIMRLKADGTLDNSFGNSGSALVSFGTPDAFATAVVLQSDGKMVVAGYTGSSNTTWKFALARLNADGTLDQGFGIGGKLTTAVGTTFDYCQAVAMQPDGKIVAAGYSDSGANFDFAAARYLSGLNVGIVDFSISENSVLIYPNPVNQNSIFKYTLTSTERITIDLVDINGKRLQRFVDQEWKEAGPHQQPVRISEEIPSGNYFLILSNSKGQVAIKIFK; translated from the coding sequence ATGAAAGAATTATTAACAGCGCTGGCAATGGTGATGAGCTTAACCGTCTTAGCGCAACCCGGCACTCTTGATAGCAGTTTTGGCACGGATGGAATAGTGACGACATCAATAGGAGCGGAGAATGACCAGGCTTATGCCGTGGCGGTGCAGGATGATGGAAAGATAATCCTGGGCGGCAGCAGCTATGTCGGCAGCGTTTCTGATTTCACTATGGTGCGATATAATGCGGATGGCTCACTGGACCAGAACTTTGGGAACGGTGGCAAAGTTATTACCACCTTTTCTCCGAATGCCTTCAGCGTAATCAGGGCATTGACCATTTTGCCGGATGGGAAAATCCTGGCAGCCGGGCAAACCCCGGATCAAGGTAATTATCATATTACTGTGGTGCGATACAAGGAGGATGGAAGCCTTGATGCAGGTTTTGCAACTGGTGGAAAACAGGTACATAATATCGCCTCTGTCAGCGATAGCTATGTAAATGGAATGGCAGTGCAGGATGACGGAAAGATCGTGGTGGGCGGATATGTATCAGGCTTCGATTTTATGCTGGCGCGCTTCAATGAAAATGGTTCAGTGGATGCCGGATTTGGCAGCAACGGCAGCTTCATCACTGAGGTTGGTGATGGTATTGCTCTGGGTAGCGATGTAGCTTTACAGAGCGATGGAAAAATTCTGCTGGCCGGACGTGCGATAAATGTCGCGGTAAACAATTTCGCGTTGATTCGCTGCAATACGGACGGTACGCTGGATGCTGGATTTGGCGATGCCGGCCAGGTGATGATGCCCATCAGTACCGGCTTTGAGGAAGCAAAAAAGGTGATAGTGCAGCCTGATGGAAAAATTCTGCTGGTAGGGCATGCGGAGGCAGGCAGCGGGTTTGAGTTCGCCATTATGCGTCTCAAAGCTGATGGCACTTTGGACAACAGTTTTGGCAACAGCGGCTCCGCTCTGGTTTCGTTCGGTACACCCGATGCATTTGCAACAGCAGTAGTGTTGCAGTCTGACGGAAAAATGGTGGTGGCAGGATATACCGGCAGCAGCAATACTACCTGGAAATTCGCGCTGGCCAGGCTCAATGCGGACGGTACGCTGGATCAAGGCTTCGGGATAGGTGGGAAACTCACCACCGCTGTGGGAACCACCTTCGACTATTGCCAGGCGGTAGCTATGCAGCCTGACGGAAAAATTGTGGCGGCAGGCTATTCCGACAGTGGAGCGAATTTCGACTTCGCTGCAGCCCGCTATCTTTCGGGACTTAACGTGGGAATTGTGGATTTTTCTATTTCTGAAAATTCAGTGCTGATTTATCCCAATCCTGTAAATCAAAATTCAATTTTTAAATATACACTGACAAGCACTGAAAGAATAACCATTGATTTGGTGGATATCAATGGGAAACGGCTCCAGCGTTTTGTTGACCAGGAATGGAAAGAAGCCGGGCCGCATCAACAACCGGTCAGGATCTCGGAGGAAATCCCGTCAGGCAATTATTTCCTCATTTTGTCAAATTCCAAAGGACAGGTTGCCATTAAAATTTTCAAATGA